AATCTATATAAAAAGGACGGGGTGAGTTTCCGGCCGTTGAGACGATACGTCTCGAGGAATTCGGTCTGTTAGGCGTAGTGGCCGGCTATTCCGACTGTCGCTGCTGAAAGGACAGATTGCTATTTCGGCGCGTGAGGGTGTTATTCGACAGCCTACGTACCTTAGCTTTCCGTGTCGCTCACCTTCGTTCGCTCTCGCGTCGTGCAAGATTGACTCACGCCGTTCGCCAATCATCTCCGCAAGCCCCTTTATCACCCACAGGAAACGAGAGCCATGTTCATCGCCTTCCGCGAGGAGGTTGCTGCCGTCCTCGCCGACGCACTCGACGACCGCGGCTATCCGAGCGACGACCTCGGACTCGAGGAGCCGCCCGAGGAGTTCGACGCCGTCCTCGCCTCCTCGGTCGCCTTCCGACTCGCCAGCGAAGCCGGCGCGCCACCGCCGGAGGTCGCCGGCGAACTCGCCGACGCGGTCGACCTCTCGGAGACCACCTACGTCGACTCGGTCGCGACCCAGGGGCCGTACGTCAACTTCACGCCGGGCGAGGCGTACTTCGCCGACGCGCTCGCCGTCCGCGAGGAGAGCGGCCGCCTCGACTCGACGGGCGACTCCGTCGTCGTCGAACACACCAGCGCGAACCCGACCGGCCCGGTCCACGTCGGCCGGGCGCGCAACCCCATCGTCGGGGACGCCGTCGCGAATCTGCTCGAATACGCCGGCAACGACGTGGACCGCCACTACTACGTCAACGACGCCGGCCGCCAGATGGCTGTCTTCACGTGGGCGTACGAGACGTTCGACGAGTCGGAGCTTCCCGAGCCGGAGCGCGACCGCATCGAGTACGACATGGTGCGCTACTACCGCAAGGGCAACGAGTTCCTCGACTCCGCCGACGAAGCCGCCGTCGAGGCCGCCGAGGCCGAAATCGAGTCGATTCTCCAGGGGTTAGAGGCGGGCGACGACGACACCTACGAGCGCGTTGGCGAGGTGGTCGATGCGGTGCTCGGCGGGATGAAGGAGTGTCTCGCGCGCCTGCCGGCGACGTTCGACGAGTTCGTCAAGGAGACCCGGTTCATGAAGAACGGCGACACCGACGACGTGGTCGCCCGCCTGAAGGAGCTGGACGAGGCCGTCTACGAGGAGGACGCGTGGCAACTCGACTTGGACGGCTTCGAGAAGAACCTCGTCTTTCTGCGGTCTGACGGCACCTCGCTGTACACGACCCGCGATTTGGCCCACCACGAGTGGAAGTTCGACAACTACGATCGCGCGGTCACGGTGTTGGGCGAAGACCACAAGCTCCAGGCCGGCCAGCTGAAGGAGACGCTCGGGCTGCTCGGCAACGACACCGACCAACTGGAGTCGGTCATCTACTCGTACGTGAACCTCCCGGAGGGGAAGATGTCGACGCGTGCGGGCACGGGCATCGACCTCGACGACCTGCTCGATGAGGCAATCGTTCGCGCCCGCGACGAGGTGGAATCCCGACTCGACACGCGCGACCGCGACGACGACCTCGACGAGACGGACATCGAGCGCATCGCCCGCCAGGTCGGTATCGGCGCGGTTCGGTACGACATCGTGAGCAAGCAGCCGACGAAGGCCATCACCTTCGAGTGGGAGCGCGCCCTCGACTTCGAGGCCCAGTCCGCGCCGTACGTCCAGTACGTCCACGCGCGGTGTTGTGGCATCCTCGATGACGCCGGCGAGGTGCCCGACGGCGACGTGGCGGCGCTCACCGAACCGGAAGCCCGCGAGCTGCTGCGTGAAATCGCGCGGTTCGAAGGCGTCATCGACGGGGCCGCGGCGGACCTCCAGCCCCACCGGATTGCGACCTACACGCGCGACCTCGCGGAGGCGTTCAACGCCTTCTACCGCGAGTGTCCAGTACTGTCGGCCGAGGAGGACGTGCGCGACGCCCGCGTCGCGCTCGTGGCCGCGGCTCGCCACACGATGGCGAATGCACTCGACGTTATCGGCGTTGAAGCGCCGGTGTCGATGTAATCAGAGGGGGAGAACGAAGCCGCCGGAGTTGATGAGCGTCCCGCCGGCGAACTGGACGGCGGCCGCGCCGAGACCGAGCGCGAGCAGCAGGAAGATCACAATCCACGACAGCGGGATGCTCGTATCGACGTTGTCTGGGTCGGGCATACCTCCCGTGGGGGGACGCGAGGCTTAAATCCTCACGACTCGGCGCAAGCGGTCAACAGGTACTTACGACGCATTACCGTAGCGCGTGTAATGAGCCAGCAGGAACAGGAGAAGTCGGACAAACAGAAGTACGACTTCCGAAAGGTCATCGAGGAGCTACAGGAGTACGAAGGCTCCGGCACGCAGTTGGTGAGCATCTACATCCCCGAAGACCGGCTCATCTCCGACGTGGCCGCACACATCACCCAGGAACACTCCGAAGCGTCCAACATCAAGTCCAAACAGACCCGAACTGCCGTACAGGACGCCCTCACGTCGCTGAAGGACCGCCTCAAGTACTACGACGTGCGCCCGCCCGAAAACGGGATGGTCATGTTCTCCGGGGCGATCAACAGCGGCGGCGGCCAGACGGACATGATTACCCGCGTCCTCGAATCGCCGCCGGACCCGGTCGAGTCGTTCCGCTACCACTGCGACTCGGCGTTCCTCACCGAGCCGCTCGAACACATGCTCGCGGACAAGGGGCTGTTCGGACTCATCGTCTTGGACCGACGCGAGGCGAACGTCGGCTGGCTGAAAGGGAAACGCGTCGAGCCGGTGAAGTCGGCGTCGTCGCTCGTCCCCGGCAAGCAGCGGAAGGGTGGCCAGTCCGCCCAGCGATTCGCCCGCCTCCGACTGGAAGCCATCGACAACTTCTATCAGGAGGTCGCGGAGATGGCAAACGACCTGTTCGTCGCCAAGCGCCACGAAATCGACGGCATCATCGTCGGCGGTCCCTCGCCGACGAAAGACGAGTTCCTCGACGGCGACTACCTCCACCACGAGCTCCAGGACAGCGTCCTCGGGAAGTTCGACGTGTC
This portion of the Halosegnis longus genome encodes:
- the argS gene encoding arginine--tRNA ligase yields the protein MFIAFREEVAAVLADALDDRGYPSDDLGLEEPPEEFDAVLASSVAFRLASEAGAPPPEVAGELADAVDLSETTYVDSVATQGPYVNFTPGEAYFADALAVREESGRLDSTGDSVVVEHTSANPTGPVHVGRARNPIVGDAVANLLEYAGNDVDRHYYVNDAGRQMAVFTWAYETFDESELPEPERDRIEYDMVRYYRKGNEFLDSADEAAVEAAEAEIESILQGLEAGDDDTYERVGEVVDAVLGGMKECLARLPATFDEFVKETRFMKNGDTDDVVARLKELDEAVYEEDAWQLDLDGFEKNLVFLRSDGTSLYTTRDLAHHEWKFDNYDRAVTVLGEDHKLQAGQLKETLGLLGNDTDQLESVIYSYVNLPEGKMSTRAGTGIDLDDLLDEAIVRARDEVESRLDTRDRDDDLDETDIERIARQVGIGAVRYDIVSKQPTKAITFEWERALDFEAQSAPYVQYVHARCCGILDDAGEVPDGDVAALTEPEARELLREIARFEGVIDGAAADLQPHRIATYTRDLAEAFNAFYRECPVLSAEEDVRDARVALVAAARHTMANALDVIGVEAPVSM
- the prf1 gene encoding peptide chain release factor aRF-1, coding for MSQQEQEKSDKQKYDFRKVIEELQEYEGSGTQLVSIYIPEDRLISDVAAHITQEHSEASNIKSKQTRTAVQDALTSLKDRLKYYDVRPPENGMVMFSGAINSGGGQTDMITRVLESPPDPVESFRYHCDSAFLTEPLEHMLADKGLFGLIVLDRREANVGWLKGKRVEPVKSASSLVPGKQRKGGQSAQRFARLRLEAIDNFYQEVAEMANDLFVAKRHEIDGIIVGGPSPTKDEFLDGDYLHHELQDSVLGKFDVSYTDESGLYDLVDAAEDVLAETEVMKDKEQMNEFFKELHDGEKATYGFEQTRRNLIMGSVDRLLISEDLRDDVVTYECSNGHEEREVIDRRKNTPDHECSECGETVKGDDENREDVIEHLIDIAEQRGTETKFISTDFEKGEQLLTAFGGIAGILRYSTGV